From a region of the Solanum stenotomum isolate F172 chromosome 2, ASM1918654v1, whole genome shotgun sequence genome:
- the LOC125855645 gene encoding uncharacterized protein At1g21580 isoform X2, giving the protein MDLPPYHHQHHRHHHHRYVQPPPNFSHNPNFFHHLPPPPQPPQQRLPPPPPPLSNLPPPPPQRHISHPPLPPSPSPPFHHKSQFSFPSRHSENPRYDYHQNRSPPRVSSNINLNQPPYHPPHPHPSSFHYNDHYHNPPPPPPPRFTVNDFTSSGLRENRASSVNDSQEPLRVRRDVNSKYDDDERYRLERRRMDIDTNPSRDFRPSPGNYELRDDRYEDERWEYGGNVDEVPVGSSSRRVSSLDNGNDYGDVRFSNRLRVDKEEIHRSPQKKQVQKKSALLRIQCGKANNRSRNQDHDLSSGAVRGKQKDVFERLERRVEEREGSQMELDVSFKSNALVAKAIMTPSSSAIDSDRSEAPRCKKIRKVNFSGSPTKRIGDDLGKGNGSANDSGCLPSSNQEFNCLADKITVSAVGSSSKCTLGSYKDSRHLAAKITDSVDGRTSNGTLNNNESKLLPDEDTVSVASSPSNSTSLLSSTVTNDLTGIKESKESAEIKVLNQGSNHVEKFRIPFFIVRKKKVTKKKVINPINVKLPSDEVVSKLEKPSKLSAVSKDESVEQSKSDGKKASPAKVLVSSSVEINGVADYTSRSVQSVPSTMNFETCMIEVQNKPTSSDADNTGHVGGNSEDELRVSEYGPIKESSESMACEERNGDGREIHKDEVSSSTEDTYISADSGLGFSDGKKNAVAAIGSFGAGSVEPSSDPNIVPLLTNIEKGLRESFLNGNDSSSNSDETGRIAVVNDLQTAECLSNSDPRAGTFGGSFESCVDGVTLSPEMRHTKGSINAVVSVGDDVRIIVDDDCLPKVTRKRKIMDDESVLPTTKMSKTGENVVSYLLGQGNNFSCFREDHASEEEDGIVSGNGTDSLKGDHSHGGPSEVELSLQDCFKDDSDSCSTKSPKKSEVSSPAKVKSVPCVTTYEEPSSRPITVPMINDVSVTELESRNTLTNVDDSPLARPSVNVLESSSTAKGVCQAEPFEDGLMDHFSDVQQVIPHNSQLGAVGQETTTSVVSIEMLRMADRVSDDKGSSVGMDQKLAPEGHESCNYVLDRDDMPLLADNLSLFANKVSVKSMESVLDMSPLVSFPDLTNSSVSEEPIDKSSMSSEIVIEKALRVDENSITAYDNISSSVKTLSDAFEFGRSSDHKVGGDPLVNVSTVALSSQNTVKSSKNVSSQGWKPNLGANQQSPAGSRVLSVRPSSFITPRNVPVPKKPLTWHRTGNSSSSVVGRGSQMNALPPQSHLSKDTAKVGSYIRKGNSLVRNPSPVGSVPKGYHARSSSTYRLNSSGVNDLRRKCENRAEITGSPSCRGTPEVNAPSERPKTPTQSESFSCITLVSTSSPVVDHPGNGSIATNSDPMEVTDNILALKPSEHPSTSSAVPECQIGLGGDSGSQNTLDEGSSKKNIVYVKQRSNQLLAASDKTQTSSDGYYKRRKNQLIRASGNNHMKQRIVMTKNIVPFQRGTKRLNGLAKISKLSKFSSVWKLGDTQSSRKYGGTVEYEKLWPYLFPWKRASYRRSFPSSSPSDNSSIIRRKLLLSKKRETIYTRSIHGLSLRRSKVLSVSGSSLKWSKSIEQRSKKATEEAALAVAAVDKRKRGQYGFNADSMNGNNVSRKFYSVKLLPGERIFRIGCERYKMDSSGKTLQRISDEEPSVSVPEAKKSYIPKRLLIGNDEYVRVGNGNKLVRNPKRRVRILASEKVRWSLHTARIRLARKKQYCQFFTRFGKCNKDNGKCPYIHDPSKIAVCSKFLNGSCSDTNCKLTHEVIPERMQDCSYFLQGICANENCPYRHVNVNPNASICEGFLRGYCADGNECQKKHSYVCPVFEATGNCPKGSKCKLHHPKNRRKGVKRKALSELKNGRGRYFGSPHIDITECITAGSEKPSVKGNNDIFLEGKFVDFIGLDGSDEEEHTIDQRSEEKPLCESGPAEMQLDDLDELIKPMRLINRNRSVGSSPYIDSPSDMTTSYVSE; this is encoded by the exons ATGGATCTTCCTCCCTATCACCACCAGCACCACCGTCACCATCACCACAGGTACGTTCAACCTCCTCCAAACTTTTCCCATAACCCTAATTTCTTCCACCACCTTCCTCCGCCGCCGCAGCCGCCACAGCAACGGcttccaccaccaccaccaccactcTCCAATCTCCCTCCACCACCACCTCAGCGCCATATCTCTCACCCCCCTCTTCCTCCTTCCCCATCCCCTCCCTTCCACCACAAATCCCAGTTCTCCTTTCCTTCTCGTCATTCAGAAAACCCTCGATACGATTATCACCAAAATCGCTCTCCCCCTAGGGTTTCCTCTAATATAAACCTAAATCAACCTCCATACCACCCCCCTCACCCGCATCCCTCAAGTTTTCATTATAACGACCATTACCATAaccctcctcctcctcctccaccgAGGTTTACTGTGAATGATTTTACCTCAAGTGGGTTGAGAGAGAATCGTGCTAGCTCTGTAAACGATAGTCAAGAGCCTCTTAGGGTTAGGAGAGATGTGAATAGcaagtatgatgatgatgaaaggTACCGTCTTGAGAGGCGTAGAATGGATATTGATACAAACCCATCGAGGGATTTTAGACCGAGTCCGGGGAATTATGAGTTGCGTGATGATAGATATGAAGATGAGAGATGGGAATATGGTGGTAATGTTGATGAGGTTCCAGTTGGTTCTTCTTCTAGGCGAGTGTCTTCCTTGGATAATGGTAATGATTACGGTGATGTTAGGTTTAGCAATAGGTTAAGAGTGGACAAGGAGGAAATTCATAGGTCTCCGCAGAAGAAGCAAGTGCAGAAGAAGAGTGCATTACTCAGGATTCAATGTGGGAAAGCTAACAACAGGAGTAGAAATCAGGACCATGACTTGAGTTCTGGTGCGGTAAGGGGAAAGCAGAAAGATGTGTTTGAGAGGTTGGAGAGAAGGGTTGAGGAAAGAGAGGGAAGTCAGATGGAGCTTGATGTTTCATTTAAATCTAATGCACTTGTGGCAAAGGCCATTATGACCCCGTCAAGCTCCGCCATTGACTCAGACAGAAGTGAAGCACCTAGATGTAAGAAGAttagaaaagtgaatttctcTGGTTCTCCAACAAAGAGAATTGGGGACGATTTGGGAAAGGGTAATGGTTCAGCAAATGATTCTGGTTGCCTACCGAGTTCTAACCAGGAGTTCAATTGTTTGGCAGATAAAATTACGGTTTCTGCAGTTGGAAGTTCATCTAAGTGCACTTTGGGTTCTTACAAGGATTCAAGACACTTGGCAGCTAAAATTACAGATTCTGTTGATGGACGCACATCTAATGGTACCTTGAATAACAACGAGTCAAAACTTTTGCCTGATGAAGATACAGTTTCTGTTGCTAGTAGTCCATCTAACAGCACTTCGTTGCTGAGTTCCACTGTGACAAATGATTTAACTGGAATCAAAGAAAGCAAGGAATCTGCAGAGATCAAGGTTTTGAATCAGGGTAGTAATCATGTTGAGAAGTTTAGAATACCTTTCTTCATAGTTAGAAAGAAGAAAGTGACTAAGAAGAAAGTCATAAACCCTATCAATGTGAAATTGCCTTCAGATGAAGTAGTTAGCAAACTAGAAAAACCTTCTAAACTGTCTGCTGTTAGTAAAGATGAGTCTGTAGAGCAGTCTAAATCTGATGGGAAGAAAGCTAGTCCAGCTAAAGTCTTGGTTTCTTCAAGCGTGGAAATTAATGGCGTTGCTGATTATACCAGCAGATCAGTTCAGAGTGTCCCTTCCACGATGAATTTTGAGACATGTATGATTGAAGTACAAAACAAACCTACTAGTTCTGATGCGGATAATACTGGTCATGTTGGAGGGAATTCTGAGGATGAGCTCCGAGTGTCCGAATATGGTCCTATTAAAGAATCTTCTGAGTCCATGGCTTGTGAAGAAAGAAATGGCGATGGGAGAGAAATTCACAAAGATGAAGTGTCTTCGTCAACTGAAGATACATATATCTCTGCTGATTCTGGGTTGGGGTTTTCTGATGGGAAGAAGAATGCAGTTGCTGCTATAGGATCCTTTGGAGCAGGTTCTGTGGAGCCATCCAGTGACCCCAACATTGTACCTCTGTTGACTAATATTGAGAAAGGACTCCGAGAGAGTTTCTTGAATGGAAATGACAGTAGTTCTAATTCTGATGAGACTGGGAGAATTGCGGTTGTCAATGACTTGCAAACTGCAGAGTGTTTGAGTAATAGTGATCCAAGGGCTGGTACTTTTGGCGGTAGTTTTGAATCATGTGTTGATGGAGTCACATTGTCACCTGAGATGAGACATACTAAAGGATCTATCAATGCAGTGGTTTCTGTTGGAGATGATGTTAGGATTATTGTGGATGATGACTGTTTACCTAAGGTCACCAGGAAGAGGAAGATTATGGATGACGAGTCTGTTTTGCCCACTACGAAGATGAGTAAGACAGGGGAAAATGTGGTTAGTTATTTGCTAGGCCAAGGTAATAatttcagttgttttagagAAGATCATGCCTCTGAAGAAGAGGATGGTATAGTTTCTGGTAATGGGACCGACTCACTAAAGGGGGATCACTCACATGGGGGGCCTTCAGAAGTGGAGCTGTCACTTCAGGATTGTTTTAAAGATGATTCCGATTCATGTTCTACCAAGAGTCCCAAGAAAAGTGAAGTTTCTTCGCCAGCTAAGGTTAAATCTGTACCCTGTGTTACCACCTATGAGGAACCTTCTAGCAGGCCAATTACAGTGCCTATGATCAATGATGTTTCCGTGACAGAGTTAGAATCTCGAAATACATTGACTAATGTAGATGATAGTCCACTAGCTCGTCCATCAGTCAATGTGCTTGAGAGCAGCAGTACTGCCAAGGGTGTATGTCAGGCTGAGCCATTTGAAGATGGCTTGATGGATCACTTTTCAGATGTTCAGCAAGTCATTCCTCACAATTCTCAATTGGGAGCAGTGGGACAAGAAACTACAACTTCAGTTGTATCCATTGAGATGCTAAGAATGGCTGATAGAGTAAGTGATGACAAAGGTTCCTCTGTTGGAATGGACCAAAAGTTGGCCCCAGAAGGTCATGAAAGCTGTAATTATGTGCTTGACAGGGATGACATGCCTTTATTGGCAGATAATCTCTCTTTATTTGCCAACAAAGTAAGTGTCAAAAGTATGGAATCTGTGCTGGATATGTCACCGCTGGTGTCATTTCCTGACTTAACTAATAGCTCAGTCTCTGAGGAACCTATTGATAAGTCATCAATGTCCAGTGAAATTGTTATTGAAAAAGCCCTAAGAGTTGATGAAAATTCCATAACAGCTTATGACAATATTTCTTCTTCAGTGAAGACATTGTCAGATGCTTTTGAGTTTGGTAGAAGTTCAGATCATAAAGTTGGTGGCGATCCTCTGGTTAATGTCAGTACTGTGGCATTGTCATCACAGAACACAGTAAAATCCTCCAAGAATGTGAGTTCACAGGGTTGGAAACCAAATCTAGGTGCAAACCAGCAAAGTCCTGCTGGCTCTAGGGTTTTATCTGTTCGCCCATCGAGTTTTATCACTCCAAGGAATGTGCCCGTTCCGAAGAAGCCACTGACATGGCATAGAACTGGTAATAGCTCTTCCTCTGTTGTTGGACGAGGTTCCCAAATGAACGCCCTACCTCCACAAAGCCATTTATCTAAGGACACTGCGAAAGTCGGCTCTTACATTCGCAAGGGTAACAGTCTTGTCAGAAATCCTTCTCCTGTTGGTTCCGTTCCCAAAGGATACCATGCTCGAAGTTCTTCAACTTACCGGTTGAACTCTTCTGGTGTGAATGACCTTAGGAGAAAATGTGAGAACAGGGCTGAGATAACTGGTTCACCTAGCTGCAGGGGAACTCCAGAAGTAAATGCTCCTTCAGAGAGACCCAAAACCCCGACACAGAGCGAATCATTTAGTTGCATTACATTGGTGTCTACATCTTCACCAGTGGTAGATCATCCTGGAAATGGTAGTATTGCTACAAACTCAGATCCTATGGAAGTAACTGACAATATTTTGGCGCTGAAGCCTTCTGAGCATCCTTCAACATCTTCTGCAGTTCCTGAATGTCAAATTGGTCTGGGAGGTGATTCTGGAAGCCAGAATACATTAGATGAAGGcagttccaaaaagaatatAGTTTATGTGAAGCAAAGATCGAATCAGTTACTTGCAGCTTCAGATAAGACCCAGACTTCATCCGATGGCTACTATAAGAGGAGAAAGAATCAACTGATTCGTGCATCTGGCAATAATCATATGAAGCAAAGAATTGTCATGACAAAGAATATAGTTCCTTTCCAAAGAGGTACGAAAAGGCTGAATG GTTTAGCCAAGATCTCTAAATTGTCAAAGTTCTCATCGGTCTGGAAATTAGGTGATACTCAGTCATCAAGGAAATATGGCGGCACTGTAGAGTATGAGAAACTTTGGCCTTACTTATTTCCATGGAAAAGAGCTAGCTATCGGAGGAGTTTCCCGAGTTCCTCTCCAAGTGACAATTCCTCTATTATCAG aCGGAAGTTACTGCTCTCAAAAAAGCGGGAGACAATCTACACAAGGTCAATTCATGGACTCTCTTTACGAAGATCTAAGGTGTTAAGTGTCTCTGGCTCTAGTCTAAAGTGGTCAAAATCTATTGAGCAAAGGTCAAAGAAGGCTACTGAG GAAGCTGCGCTAGCAGTTGCTGCTGTTGACAAAAGGAAAAGGGGACAATATGGTTTTAATGCTGACTCAATGAATGGAAATAATGTTTCTCGTAAGTTTTATAGTGTAAAGCTGCTCCCAG GAGAAAGGATATTCCGCATTGGTTGTGAGCGGTATAAGATGGACTCTTCTGGGAAGACACTACAAAGAATTTCAG ATGAGGAACCATCGGTGTCAGTTCCAGAGGCAAAGAAATCTTACATACCGAAAAGATTATTGATTGGGAACGATGA GTATGTACGGGTTGGCAATGGTAATAAGCTGGTTAGAAATCCAAAGAGACGAGTTCGCATCTTAGCAAGTGAGAAAGTACGCTGGAGTTTGCACACTGCTAGAATTCGGTTGGCAAGAAAGAAACAGTATTGCCAGTTTTTTACAAGGTTTGGCAAGTGTAACAAGGATAATGGAAAATGTCCTTACATTCATGATCCATCTAAAATTGCCGTCTGCTCTAAATTTCTGAATGGTTCTTGCTCTGATACAAACTGTAAATTGACTCACGAG GTTATTCCTGAAAGAATGCAAGACTGCTCCTATTTTCTGCAAG GAATATGCGCAAATGAGAATTGTCCTTATAGACATGTAAATGTGAATCCAAATGCTTCTATCTGTGAAGGTTTTCTCAGGGGCTATTGTGCTGATGGCAATGAg TGTCAGAAGAAACACTCCTATGTCTGCCCCGTTTTTGAAGCAACTGGCAACTGTCCCAAAGGTTCAAAATGCAAGCTTCACCATCCGAAAAACAGAAGGAAGGGAGTGAAAAGGAAAGCTTTGAGCGAATTAAAGAATGGTCGAGGTCGTTACTTTGGCTCTCCGCACATTGATATTACTGAGTGCATAACAGCTGGATCAGAGAAGCCTTCTGTCAAGGGGAATAATGACATATTCCTTGAAGGGAAGTTTGTCGATTTTATTGGCCTAGATGGTAGCGACGAAGAGGAACATACTATTGATCAGAGAAGTGAGGAAAAGCCACTTTGCGAGAGTGGTCCCGCGGAGATGCAACTGGATGATCTCGATGAGCTTATTAAACCCATGCGTCTGATAAATAGGAATAGGTCTGTAGGTTCATCTCCCTACATAGATAGCCCAAGTGATATGACCACAAGCTATGTATCAGAGTAG